Proteins from a genomic interval of Plasmodium reichenowi strain SY57 chromosome 13, whole genome shotgun sequence:
- a CDS encoding pre-mRNA-splicing factor ATP-dependent RNA helicase PRP16, putative, whose protein sequence is MIAKSYVYSDSSSDGNKKNNDKIQTGFLCNEKKNEKTLEFKRRKVNKINKKLSTDDVKSNIFKTIHTFDEASFKKDKVSKRYLNNIEKEKYYKDRDKNKIKKNNIKDKHVNQKYNIYNSSTSPDNSDIDDLYNHKENKNNHKYNKSDYSEDSINISINIKNDESNKYNLSNKQHHNHRYSNKTFEKDEKEKKDYYKKNNDKILDEIWYTKEDEFVDSFYNMDIEATYEKEKKMINNLKTRINSNTGKKVNQKNLDNNLWELNKLKQGGVTSTYNKLQLEKINEANVTNEIKKIVLTRTVNPPFIDKFKSYSKKFVNIEQRDNFDYQKSEQKKSDNINNDKFYTNKPIQSTSYSTVVKDETCDFVKAAKKGSEFLKYFKNENEKSKARDRYWEISNSKLGELLKLYKNKKRNKNKNKNNNTSKEDYDNISNNSSENNKEDDNGSDVFDYKKDKIYSSIFNIENNNKDKKNTLKDKEELLKLKESLPIYKSKHELLDAVYNNNIIIIVGETGSGKTTQIVQYLYEEGYHRNGIICCTQPRRVAAVSVAYRVSYEMNVDIGSLVGYTIRFEDNTTKDTKIRYVTDGILLRETLNDKELDKYSVIIMDEAHERSINTDVLLGILKNICLKRNDLKLIVTSATIDAKKFSAFFGNAPIYNIQGRTFKVHIEYLRTPCNDYIECAVQKAIQIHVSDNNYDNNFGDILIFMTGQEDINATCYLLSERFYEVYESYKESKNNKKDTINKIKNILNEDNNSNNSNIKKKADGDNNTNDHIIYPFYIFPIYSQLSSEQQSKIFKKYDLRKIIVSTNIAETSLTLDGIKYVIDTGYCKLKVYNQTIGMDVLQVTPISQANANQRSGRAGRTGAGICYRLYTENTFLCDLYQNNIPEIQRSNLSNVVLLLKSLHVQNLFEFDFIDVPSKESIINSLHELWVLGAINNEGNLTDIGRKMVQFPLDPPLSKIVIYSQNFQCTKEILIIVSMLSSPSIFLESKENNESIESKKEKFTVPESDHLTLLNIYLQWRSHNYSYSWCTKNFIQYKALNKAKEVYSQLIDIIKTLNIKNVSCDNKWELIRKTICSGYFHNAAKLKSFSEYINLRTNVSCHVHPNSSLYNIGYTPDYVIYQEIVFTTKEYMRNVTTVDPEWLCELGPLFFYMKNV, encoded by the coding sequence ATGATTGCTAAATCATATGTTTATAGTGATTCCTCATCTGATGgcaataaaaaaaacaatgACAAAATACAGACGGGATTTCTATgtaatgaaaagaaaaatgaaaaaacattagaatttaaaagaaggaaagtaaacaaaattaataaGAAACTCTCAACAGATGATGTGAAatctaatatttttaaaacaatTCATACTTTTGATGAAGcatcatttaaaaaagacAAAGTTTCTAAAAGATATCTTAATAACattgaaaaagaaaaatattataaagatagagataaaaataaaataaaaaaaaataatattaaggATAAACATGTTAATCaaaagtataatatatataattcttctACATCACCAGATAATTCAGATATAgatgatttatataatcataaggaaaataaaaataatcataaatataataaaagtgaTTACTCCGAAGATTCTATTAATATaagtattaatataaaaaatgatgaaagTAATAAATACAATTTATCAAATAAACAACATCATAATCATCGTTACTCAAATAAAACGTTtgaaaaagatgaaaaagaaaaaaaagactattacaaaaaaaataatgataagaTTTTAGATGAAATATGGTACACTAAAGAAGATGAATTTGTTgattcattttataatatggATATTGAAGCTacatatgaaaaagaaaaaaaaatgatcaataatttaaaaacaaGAATAAATAGTAATACAGGAAAAAAAGTGaatcaaaaaaatttagataataatttatgggaattaaataaattaaaacaaGGAGGTGTTACATCAACTTACAATAAATTACAACtagaaaaaattaatgaaGCCAATGTTACtaatgaaattaaaaaaattgtattaACCAGAACGGTCAATCCTCCATTTATAGATAAATTTAAATCGTATAGTAAAAAGTTTGTAAATATAGAACAAAGAGATAATTTCGATTATCAAAAAAgtgaacaaaaaaaatcggataatattaataatgataaatttTATACTAATAAACCTATTCAATCAACCTCCTATTCGACTGTTGTTAAGGATGAAACATGTGATTTTGTAAAAGCAGCAAAAAAAGGTAGCGAAttcttaaaatattttaaaaatgaaaacgAAAAATCAAAGGCCAGAGATCGGTACTGGGAAATTAGTAATAGCAAATTGGGAGAGTTACTAAaattgtataaaaataaaaaaaggaataaaaataaaaataaaaataataatacatcAAAAGAGGATTACGATAATATTAGTAATAATTCTTctgaaaataataaagagGATGATAATGGTTCAGATGTTTttgattataaaaaagataaaatatatagcagtatatttaatatagaaaataataataaggataAGAAAAACACGttaaaagataaagaagaattgttaaaattaaaagaatcTTTACCCATATACAAATCAAAGCATGAATTATTAGATGCtgtttataataataatataattattatagtTGGAGAAACAGGATCTGGGAAAACTACACAAATTGTGCAATACTTATATGAAGAGGGTTATCATAGGAATGGTATTATTTGTTGTACACAACCTAGAAGGGTTGCTGCTGTGTCTGTAGCTTATCGTGTTTCTTATGAAATGAATGTAGATATTGGTTCTCTTGTTGGTTATACTATAAGATTTGAAGACAATACAACAAAAGATACAAAAATTAGGTATGTAACAGATGGTATTTTATTAAGAGAGACTTTGAATGATAAAGAATTAGATAAATATAGTGTTATAATTATGGATGAAGCACATGAAAGATCTATTAATACCGATGTATTATTAggtatattaaaaaatatatgtttaaaaagaaatgacCTTAAATTAATAGTAACATCAGCAACTATTGATGCAAAAAAATTTTCCGCATTTTTTGGTAATGCAccaatatataatattcaagGAAGAACATTTAAAGTACATATAGAATATTTAAGAACACCATGTAATGATTACATCGAATGTGCTGTACAGAAAGCTATACAGATACATGTATctgataataattatgataacaattttggtgatattttaatttttatgacAGGTCAAGAAGATATAAATGCAACATGTTATTTATTAAGTGAACGTTTTTATGAAGTATATGAATCATATAAGGAATcgaaaaataataaaaaggatacaataaataaaattaaaaatatattaaatgaagataataatagtaataatagtaatattaaaaagaaggctgatggtgataataatacaaatgatcatataatatatccaTTTTATATCTTTCCTATATATTCGCAACTATCTAGCGAACAACaaagtaaaatatttaaaaaatatgatttaagaaaaattatCGTCTCAACAAATATTGCAGAAACTTCATTAACATTAGATGGaattaaatatgttattGATACAGGTTATTGTAAATTAAAAGTATATAATCAAACTATTGGTATGGATGTATTACAAGTTACACCTATATCACAAGCTAATGCAAATCAAAGATCTGGTAGAGCTGGAAGAACAGGTGCTGGTATATGTTATCGTTTATATACAGaaaatacatttttgtgtgatttatatcaaaataatattccAGAAATACAAAGAAGTAATTTATCCAATGTTGtacttttattaaaatCTTTACATGTACAAAATTTATTCGAATTTGATTTTATTGATGTTCCAAGTAAAGAAAGTATTATTAATTCTTTGCATGAATTATGGGTATTAGGTGctattaataatgaagGAAATTTAACAGACATCGGACGAAAAATGGTTCAATTTCCATTAGATCCACCATTATCtaaaattgttatatatagtCAGAATTTTCAATGTActaaagaaatattaattattgTTAGTATGTTGTCATCTCCATCTATTTTTTTAGAGtcaaaagaaaataatgaatcCATCGAATccaaaaaagaaaaatttacTGTACCGGAAAGTGATCATTTAACCttgttaaatatatacttacAATGGCGTTCacataattattcatatagTTGGTGCacaaaaaattttattcaATATAAAGCATTAAATAAAGCAAAAGAAGTTTACTCACAATTAATAGATATAATTAAaacattaaatataaaaaatgtttcTTGTGATAATAAATGGGAACTTATAAGAAAAACAATATGCTCAGGTTATTTCCATAATGCAGCTAAATTGAAATCCTTTTCcgaatatattaatttaagGACAAATGTTTCTTGTCATGTACATCCAAATTCTTCTTTATACAATATTGGATATACACCTGATTATGTGATATATCAAGAAATCGTTTTTACCACAAAAGAATATATGAGAAATGTTACAACTGTTGATCCAGAATGGTTATGTGAATTAGGCCctctctttttttatatgaaaaatgtaTAG